The Coffea arabica cultivar ET-39 chromosome 1e, Coffea Arabica ET-39 HiFi, whole genome shotgun sequence genome has a window encoding:
- the LOC113705858 gene encoding serine carboxypeptidase-like 2 isoform X2, with product MEKLQVLLRHPIFCNLFLLLVYVQACSNLAMAGSIVKFLPGFEGPLPFELETGYIGVGESEDVQLFYAFIKSESNPESDPLILWLDGGPGCSSFIALFFGTGPVIVEPLSFDGTLPNLVLNPHTWTKVVSIIFLDSPVGTGFSYAKTAEASQSSDFQASDQAYEFIRKWLHDHPEYKSNPFYVSGISYGGIPVPILTQLISNGNEDGIEPRIDLKGYILGNPQIKVSGLLNYRVLFAYRMGLISDELYESLKVSCKGEYEIIDPSNAVCSKNMQAYNELVVRNIDNQNILIPVCHPLSREPNKLFTGGRSIMQMLYEKFEELDVRESTHVKCRTEWTMLLQHWANNKSVQEALHVRRETIGQWLSCNGTLPYTKNAVSVIPYLANLSTKGYRSLIYSGDHDLLAPHIETQAWIRSLHYPIIDDWRQWIHEGQVAGYTMTYANKMTFATVKARNSCFYCFSARFVHMVTTNKKNYA from the exons ATGGAGAAGTTGCAGGTGCTCCTAAGGCATCCTATCTTCTGCAACCTGTTCTTGCTGCTAGTTTATGTTCAAGCATGTTCAAACCTTGCTATGGCTGGTTCCATAGTTAAGTTTCTTCCAGGATTTGAAGGACCCCTCCCCTTTGAACTCGAAACCGG GTACATTGGAGTTGGTGAATCAGAGGATGTGCAGCTCTTCTACGCTTTTATCAAGTCAGAGTCAAATCCTGAATCGGATCCTCTTATCCTTTGGTTAGATGGAGGACCTGGCTGCAGTTCATTTATTGCACTTTTCTTTGGGACAG GGCCAGTAATTGTCGAGCCATTGTCGTTCGACGGCACTCTGCCCAACTTGGTATTAAATCCCCATACTTGGACCAAG GTTGTAAGCATCATCTTTCTGGATTCGCCAGTTGGAACTGGTTTTTCTTATGCTAAGACTGCAGAAGCTTCTCAATCTTCAGATTTTCAAGCCTCTGATCAAGCTTATGAATTTATCAGGAAG TGGCTACATGATCACCCAGAGTACAAGTCGAATCCATTCTATGTTAGTGGAATCTCGTATGGGGGCATTCCTGTTCCAATATTAACTCAACTTATATCAAATG GAAACGAGGACGGCATTGAACCACGTATTGATCTTAAG GGATACATACTTGGAAATCCACAGATCAAGGTTTCAGGACTTCTGAACTATAGGGTTCTGTTTGCTTATAGGATGGGGCTGATTTCTGATGAACTCTATGAG TCCTTGAAGGTTAGCTGTAAAGGGGAATATGAAATCATAGATCCCAGTAATGCAGTGTGTTCGAAAAATATGCAGGCATACAATGAG TTGGTGGTTCGTAATATTGACAATCAAAATATCTTGATTCCCGTATGTCATCCCCTTTCACGAGAGCCAAATAAATTATTTACTGGTGGGAGATCCATTATGCAAATGTTGTATGAGAAGTTTGAAGAGCTAGACGTTCGGGAATCTACTCATGTCAAATGTCGA ACAGAATGGACTATGCTCCTTCAGCACTGGGCTAACAACAAGAGCGTCCAAGAGGCCCTCCATGTGCGAAGG GAAACTATCGGACAGTGGTTAAGCTGCAACGGTACCTTGCCATACACAAAAAATGCAGTGAGTGTTATACCATATCTTGCAAACCTTAGCACTAAAGGTTATAGATCCCTTATATACAG TGGTGACCATGATCTGTTGGCCCCGCACATTGAAACTCAAGCGTGGATAAGATCTCTACATTACCCAATTATTGACGATTGGAGACAGTGGATTCATGAAGGCCAAGTTGCCGG ATACACAATGACCTACGCAAATAAGATGACATTTGCAACAGTGAAGGCAAGAAATTCCTGTTTCTATTGCTTCAGTGCAAGATTTGTTCACATGGTAACGACTAACAAGAAG AACTATGCTTGA
- the LOC113705858 gene encoding serine carboxypeptidase-like 2 isoform X1 yields MEKLQVLLRHPIFCNLFLLLVYVQACSNLAMAGSIVKFLPGFEGPLPFELETGYIGVGESEDVQLFYAFIKSESNPESDPLILWLDGGPGCSSFIALFFGTGPVIVEPLSFDGTLPNLVLNPHTWTKVVSIIFLDSPVGTGFSYAKTAEASQSSDFQASDQAYEFIRKWLHDHPEYKSNPFYVSGISYGGIPVPILTQLISNGNEDGIEPRIDLKGYILGNPQIKVSGLLNYRVLFAYRMGLISDELYESLKVSCKGEYEIIDPSNAVCSKNMQAYNELVVRNIDNQNILIPVCHPLSREPNKLFTGGRSIMQMLYEKFEELDVRESTHVKCRTEWTMLLQHWANNKSVQEALHVRRETIGQWLSCNGTLPYTKNAVSVIPYLANLSTKGYRSLIYSGDHDLLAPHIETQAWIRSLHYPIIDDWRQWIHEGQVAGYTMTYANKMTFATVKGGSHVAYMFKPAECRTMLERWISHQPL; encoded by the exons ATGGAGAAGTTGCAGGTGCTCCTAAGGCATCCTATCTTCTGCAACCTGTTCTTGCTGCTAGTTTATGTTCAAGCATGTTCAAACCTTGCTATGGCTGGTTCCATAGTTAAGTTTCTTCCAGGATTTGAAGGACCCCTCCCCTTTGAACTCGAAACCGG GTACATTGGAGTTGGTGAATCAGAGGATGTGCAGCTCTTCTACGCTTTTATCAAGTCAGAGTCAAATCCTGAATCGGATCCTCTTATCCTTTGGTTAGATGGAGGACCTGGCTGCAGTTCATTTATTGCACTTTTCTTTGGGACAG GGCCAGTAATTGTCGAGCCATTGTCGTTCGACGGCACTCTGCCCAACTTGGTATTAAATCCCCATACTTGGACCAAG GTTGTAAGCATCATCTTTCTGGATTCGCCAGTTGGAACTGGTTTTTCTTATGCTAAGACTGCAGAAGCTTCTCAATCTTCAGATTTTCAAGCCTCTGATCAAGCTTATGAATTTATCAGGAAG TGGCTACATGATCACCCAGAGTACAAGTCGAATCCATTCTATGTTAGTGGAATCTCGTATGGGGGCATTCCTGTTCCAATATTAACTCAACTTATATCAAATG GAAACGAGGACGGCATTGAACCACGTATTGATCTTAAG GGATACATACTTGGAAATCCACAGATCAAGGTTTCAGGACTTCTGAACTATAGGGTTCTGTTTGCTTATAGGATGGGGCTGATTTCTGATGAACTCTATGAG TCCTTGAAGGTTAGCTGTAAAGGGGAATATGAAATCATAGATCCCAGTAATGCAGTGTGTTCGAAAAATATGCAGGCATACAATGAG TTGGTGGTTCGTAATATTGACAATCAAAATATCTTGATTCCCGTATGTCATCCCCTTTCACGAGAGCCAAATAAATTATTTACTGGTGGGAGATCCATTATGCAAATGTTGTATGAGAAGTTTGAAGAGCTAGACGTTCGGGAATCTACTCATGTCAAATGTCGA ACAGAATGGACTATGCTCCTTCAGCACTGGGCTAACAACAAGAGCGTCCAAGAGGCCCTCCATGTGCGAAGG GAAACTATCGGACAGTGGTTAAGCTGCAACGGTACCTTGCCATACACAAAAAATGCAGTGAGTGTTATACCATATCTTGCAAACCTTAGCACTAAAGGTTATAGATCCCTTATATACAG TGGTGACCATGATCTGTTGGCCCCGCACATTGAAACTCAAGCGTGGATAAGATCTCTACATTACCCAATTATTGACGATTGGAGACAGTGGATTCATGAAGGCCAAGTTGCCGG ATACACAATGACCTACGCAAATAAGATGACATTTGCAACAGTGAAG GGAGGAAGCCATGTTGCTTATATGTTCAAGCCTGCCGAATGCAGAACTATGCTTGAGAGATGGATATCGCATCAGCCTCTCTAA
- the LOC113705858 gene encoding serine carboxypeptidase-like 2 isoform X3: protein MEKLQVLLRHPIFCNLFLLLVYVQACSNLAMAGSIVKFLPGFEGPLPFELETGYIGVGESEDVQLFYAFIKSESNPESDPLILWLDGGPGCSSFIALFFGTGPVIVEPLSFDGTLPNLVLNPHTWTKVVSIIFLDSPVGTGFSYAKTAEASQSSDFQASDQAYEFIRKWLHDHPEYKSNPFYVSGISYGGIPVPILTQLISNGNEDGIEPRIDLKGYILGNPQIKVSGLLNYRVLFAYRMGLISDELYELVVRNIDNQNILIPVCHPLSREPNKLFTGGRSIMQMLYEKFEELDVRESTHVKCRTEWTMLLQHWANNKSVQEALHVRRETIGQWLSCNGTLPYTKNAVSVIPYLANLSTKGYRSLIYSGDHDLLAPHIETQAWIRSLHYPIIDDWRQWIHEGQVAGYTMTYANKMTFATVKGGSHVAYMFKPAECRTMLERWISHQPL from the exons ATGGAGAAGTTGCAGGTGCTCCTAAGGCATCCTATCTTCTGCAACCTGTTCTTGCTGCTAGTTTATGTTCAAGCATGTTCAAACCTTGCTATGGCTGGTTCCATAGTTAAGTTTCTTCCAGGATTTGAAGGACCCCTCCCCTTTGAACTCGAAACCGG GTACATTGGAGTTGGTGAATCAGAGGATGTGCAGCTCTTCTACGCTTTTATCAAGTCAGAGTCAAATCCTGAATCGGATCCTCTTATCCTTTGGTTAGATGGAGGACCTGGCTGCAGTTCATTTATTGCACTTTTCTTTGGGACAG GGCCAGTAATTGTCGAGCCATTGTCGTTCGACGGCACTCTGCCCAACTTGGTATTAAATCCCCATACTTGGACCAAG GTTGTAAGCATCATCTTTCTGGATTCGCCAGTTGGAACTGGTTTTTCTTATGCTAAGACTGCAGAAGCTTCTCAATCTTCAGATTTTCAAGCCTCTGATCAAGCTTATGAATTTATCAGGAAG TGGCTACATGATCACCCAGAGTACAAGTCGAATCCATTCTATGTTAGTGGAATCTCGTATGGGGGCATTCCTGTTCCAATATTAACTCAACTTATATCAAATG GAAACGAGGACGGCATTGAACCACGTATTGATCTTAAG GGATACATACTTGGAAATCCACAGATCAAGGTTTCAGGACTTCTGAACTATAGGGTTCTGTTTGCTTATAGGATGGGGCTGATTTCTGATGAACTCTATGAG TTGGTGGTTCGTAATATTGACAATCAAAATATCTTGATTCCCGTATGTCATCCCCTTTCACGAGAGCCAAATAAATTATTTACTGGTGGGAGATCCATTATGCAAATGTTGTATGAGAAGTTTGAAGAGCTAGACGTTCGGGAATCTACTCATGTCAAATGTCGA ACAGAATGGACTATGCTCCTTCAGCACTGGGCTAACAACAAGAGCGTCCAAGAGGCCCTCCATGTGCGAAGG GAAACTATCGGACAGTGGTTAAGCTGCAACGGTACCTTGCCATACACAAAAAATGCAGTGAGTGTTATACCATATCTTGCAAACCTTAGCACTAAAGGTTATAGATCCCTTATATACAG TGGTGACCATGATCTGTTGGCCCCGCACATTGAAACTCAAGCGTGGATAAGATCTCTACATTACCCAATTATTGACGATTGGAGACAGTGGATTCATGAAGGCCAAGTTGCCGG ATACACAATGACCTACGCAAATAAGATGACATTTGCAACAGTGAAG GGAGGAAGCCATGTTGCTTATATGTTCAAGCCTGCCGAATGCAGAACTATGCTTGAGAGATGGATATCGCATCAGCCTCTCTAA